Genomic DNA from Halobaculum sp. CBA1158:
GATCCGAACGGAGGGATCAGGGCAGAACAAGGCGTTCTCCCGGGAGCCGTACCGGGTGGCGACCTGTGGTGCCTGCGGGCACGAGTCCGCCACGCGGATGAACGACCAGTAGGGGCACCCTGTCACGCGTTTTTTCGACCGCGTCGAGAACGCCGTTCACTTCCGCCGCGCGTGGCGAAGGTTTTGGGCACTCCGGTCCTCAGGTGTCGACATGGACGAGCGGCTCCCCGGTGCGCCGACCGACGACCAGCGGGGGGGCCGCGTCGTGTTGCACGTCGACATGGACTGCTTTTACGCCTCCTGCGAGCGCCTGAAGGAGCCCGTCCTCGCGGAGGAGCCGGTCGTGGTCGGCATGGGGTACGAGCCCGGGGACACGATCGGCGCGGTCGCGACCGCGAGCTACGAGGCCCGCGCGTTCGGCGTCGAGTCGGCACAGCCCATCTCGGAGGCGCTGGATCGACTCCCCCGCGTCGCGGACGCCGACCCCGACGACCCGGACGCGCCCGACCCGGAGGCGGCCGGCCACTACCGCCCGGTCGACATGGAGTTCTACAAGGAGGTCGCCGCCGACGTGAAGGCGGTCCTGCACGATCTGGCCGACACGGTCCGGGAGGTGAGCATCGACGAGGCGTACCTCGACGTGACCGACCGGACGTCGTGGGCGACCGTCGGCGACAGCGACGGCGACGACGACGACGATCGAGGGGACGACCGGACCCTCGCCGAAGGGTTCGCTCGACACGTCCGCCAGCGCATCGAGCGCGAGGCGGGCGTGCCCGCCAGCGTCGGCGTCGCGCCGAACATGGCGACCGCGAAGGTCGCGTCCGATCACGACAAGCCCGAGGGGCTGACCGTCGTCCGGCCGGGCGAAGCGGCCGAGTTCCTCGCGCCGCTTCCCGTCTCGGACATCCACGGCGTCGGTCCCGTCACCGCGAGCGACCTCGCGGGGATGGGGATCGAGACCGCCGGCGACCTCGCGGACGCGGACCCGACGGAACTGGAGGCGCGGTTCGGGTCGCGCGGGCGGGAGTTCCACGAGCGCGCGAACGGCCGGGACGACCGCGAGGTGACGCCCACCGGCCGCCCGAAGTCGCTCTCGCGGGAGTCGGCCTTC
This window encodes:
- the dinB gene encoding DNA polymerase IV — encoded protein: MDERLPGAPTDDQRGGRVVLHVDMDCFYASCERLKEPVLAEEPVVVGMGYEPGDTIGAVATASYEARAFGVESAQPISEALDRLPRVADADPDDPDAPDPEAAGHYRPVDMEFYKEVAADVKAVLHDLADTVREVSIDEAYLDVTDRTSWATVGDSDGDDDDDRGDDRTLAEGFARHVRQRIEREAGVPASVGVAPNMATAKVASDHDKPEGLTVVRPGEAAEFLAPLPVSDIHGVGPVTASDLAGMGIETAGDLADADPTELEARFGSRGREFHERANGRDDREVTPTGRPKSLSRESAFAEATDDDEAKRERVRALAADVADRARSREAMYRTIGVKVVRPPFDVNTRADSLSGPVDDPDLVEEVALDLLEEFEGEAVRKLGVRVSKLSFAEADQATLGGYEGDTGGDADAISTTNTDGNAGGVTRRSADGDATLDEWTDADHDAERERRGRRGQVDLGEFE